The following are encoded together in the Pseudomonas sp. IB20 genome:
- a CDS encoding META domain-containing protein translates to MKGLLLLAAVGVGLTGCAGDAVKLKQDHSYVVEWIGERPLMDYAHLTVTLGADGRAYGNGGCNHWFAPYTVEGKKLNFGKIGSTRKLCAEALMEQEHRFFQALQGVQRWDISPIEQTRFWPAEGKPIRLWLEEG, encoded by the coding sequence ATGAAAGGCCTGCTTCTACTCGCGGCCGTCGGGGTTGGCCTAACCGGCTGCGCCGGCGATGCGGTGAAGCTCAAGCAGGACCACAGCTACGTGGTGGAATGGATTGGCGAACGGCCGCTGATGGATTACGCGCACCTGACCGTCACCCTCGGCGCCGATGGTCGCGCCTACGGCAATGGCGGCTGCAACCACTGGTTTGCACCGTACACCGTCGAGGGTAAAAAGCTGAACTTCGGCAAGATCGGCAGCACCCGCAAACTCTGCGCCGAGGCCTTGATGGAGCAGGAGCACCGCTTCTTCCAGGCCCTGCAAGGCGTGCAGCGTTGGGATATCTCGCCGATTGAACAGACGCGCTTCTGGCCGGCTGAAGGCAAGCCTATTCGGTTGTGGCTTGAAGAAGGCTGA
- a CDS encoding SprT family zinc-dependent metalloprotease has product MPEQLNTRVEDCFLQAESFFKRSFKRPQVSLKLRGQKAGVAHLHENLLRFNPQLYRENSQHFLKQTVAHEVAHLIAHQLFGERIQPHGEEWQLIMRGVYELPPDRCHTYEIKRRQVTRYIYRCPCADSDFPFSAQRHGLVNQGRRYLCRRCRHTLVYTGETRVE; this is encoded by the coding sequence ATGCCCGAGCAACTCAATACCCGCGTCGAAGATTGTTTCCTGCAAGCCGAATCCTTTTTTAAACGAAGCTTCAAACGCCCCCAGGTCAGTCTCAAGCTGCGGGGCCAGAAGGCCGGTGTCGCGCATTTGCACGAGAACCTGCTGCGCTTCAACCCACAGTTGTACCGCGAAAACAGTCAACATTTCCTTAAACAGACCGTGGCCCACGAAGTGGCGCACCTGATCGCCCACCAATTGTTTGGCGAGCGCATTCAGCCCCATGGTGAGGAATGGCAATTGATCATGCGTGGGGTTTACGAACTGCCGCCGGATCGCTGCCACACCTATGAAATCAAACGTCGGCAAGTGACCCGGTATATCTACCGCTGCCCGTGTGCCGACAGTGATTTCCCGTTTTCGGCCCAGCGCCATGGGTTGGTAAACCAGGGGCGACGGTATTTGTGTCGGCGCTGCCGGCATACCTTGGTGTACACCGGGGAAACTCGGGTGGAGTGA
- a CDS encoding response regulator gives MLRRMGIKGRVLLLTLLPTSLMALLLGGYFTWMQLSELQTQLLQRGEMIAEQLAPLVAPALSSKNTDLLERIATQSLEQPDVRAVSFLAPDRSPLAHAGPTMLNQPPIGNSSHLLQRTGNDATRYLLPVFGRHRNLAGELIPDEADRLLGWVEVELSHNGMLLRGYRSLFASLLLIAIGLICTAALAMRISRTINSPIGQIKQAVAQLKDGNLETRLPPLGSQELDQLASGINRMAETLQNAQEELQHSIDQATEDVRQNLETIEIQNIELDLARKEALEASRIKSEFLANMSHEIRTPLNGILGFTHLLQKSELSPRQLDYLGTIEKSADNLLGIINEILDFSKIEAGKLVLDSVPFNLRDLLQDTLTILAPAAHAKQLELVSLVYRDTPLALVGDPLRLKQILTNLISNAIKFTREGTIVARAMIEDEQEDSVQLRISVQDTGIGLSNQDVRALFQAFSQADNSLSRQPGGTGLGLVISKRLIEQMGGEIGVDSTPGEGSEFWISLNLPKTRDDVDDLPSPPLLGRRVAVLENHELARQALQHQLEDCGLEVTSFNTLESLTNGITSAHQTEQAIDLAVLGVTANDIPPERLNQHLWDLEHLGCKVLVLCPTTEQMLFNESVPNPNSQLQAKPACTRKLRRALADLISPRPTRNEPGEPLSSRAPRVLCVDDNPANLLLVQTLLEDMGAKVQAVESGYAAVDAVKQETFDLVLMDVQMPGMDGRQSTEAIRQWESERHGTPLPVVALTAHAMANEKRALLQSGMDDYLTKPISERQLAQVVLKWTGLALRNQGPDRAADGLGASTKLLVLDHEEGLRLAANKADLAADMLAMLLASLEADRLAITVAREANDNNALIERVHRLHGATRYCGVPQLRAACQRAETLLKQDDAKAMAALDELDMAIARLASEARVSV, from the coding sequence GTGCTTAGAAGAATGGGGATAAAAGGCCGCGTACTGTTGCTGACCTTGTTACCGACCAGCCTGATGGCCCTGTTGTTGGGGGGCTATTTCACCTGGATGCAGCTCTCGGAGTTGCAAACCCAGTTGCTGCAACGCGGCGAAATGATCGCCGAACAACTGGCGCCGTTGGTGGCCCCGGCCCTGAGCAGTAAAAACACGGACTTGCTGGAACGCATCGCCACCCAATCCCTGGAACAACCGGACGTGCGCGCCGTGTCGTTCCTGGCGCCGGACCGCTCGCCCCTGGCCCACGCCGGCCCGACCATGCTCAACCAGCCGCCCATCGGCAACAGTTCCCACCTGCTGCAGCGCACCGGCAATGACGCTACGCGCTACCTGCTACCGGTGTTTGGCCGCCATCGCAACCTCGCGGGCGAGTTGATTCCCGATGAAGCCGACCGCCTGCTGGGTTGGGTCGAGGTGGAACTGTCGCACAATGGCATGCTGCTGCGTGGCTATCGCAGCCTGTTCGCCAGCCTGCTATTGATCGCCATCGGCCTGATCTGCACCGCGGCGCTGGCAATGCGCATCAGCCGCACGATCAACTCACCGATCGGCCAGATCAAACAGGCCGTGGCTCAACTCAAGGACGGCAACCTGGAAACCCGCTTGCCGCCGTTGGGCAGCCAGGAATTGGACCAGCTCGCTTCGGGCATCAACCGCATGGCCGAGACCCTGCAAAATGCCCAGGAAGAACTGCAACACAGCATCGACCAGGCCACTGAAGACGTGCGCCAGAACCTGGAAACCATCGAAATCCAGAACATCGAACTGGACCTGGCACGCAAGGAAGCCCTGGAAGCCAGCCGTATCAAGTCGGAGTTCCTGGCCAACATGAGCCATGAAATCCGCACGCCGCTCAACGGCATCCTCGGCTTCACTCACTTGTTGCAAAAAAGCGAACTGTCGCCGCGCCAATTGGATTACCTGGGCACCATCGAAAAGTCCGCCGACAACCTGCTGGGCATCATCAACGAAATCCTTGATTTCTCAAAAATCGAAGCCGGCAAGCTGGTCCTCGACAGCGTGCCGTTCAACCTGCGCGACTTGCTGCAAGACACCCTGACCATCCTCGCACCCGCGGCACATGCCAAGCAGCTCGAACTGGTCAGCCTGGTGTACCGCGACACCCCGCTGGCGCTGGTCGGCGACCCGTTGCGCCTCAAGCAGATCCTCACCAACCTGATCAGCAATGCGATCAAGTTCACCCGCGAAGGCACCATCGTGGCCCGGGCGATGATCGAGGACGAACAGGAAGACAGCGTGCAACTGCGCATCAGCGTGCAGGACACCGGCATTGGCCTGTCGAACCAAGATGTACGCGCGTTGTTCCAAGCCTTCAGCCAGGCCGACAACTCGCTGTCGCGCCAACCGGGCGGCACCGGCCTGGGCCTGGTGATTTCCAAGCGCTTGATTGAGCAGATGGGCGGCGAAATCGGCGTCGACAGCACACCGGGCGAAGGCTCGGAATTCTGGATCAGCCTTAACCTGCCCAAGACCCGCGACGACGTCGACGATCTGCCCTCCCCGCCGCTGCTCGGCCGCCGCGTGGCCGTGCTGGAAAACCACGAACTGGCACGCCAGGCGCTGCAACATCAGCTGGAAGACTGCGGCCTGGAAGTCACGTCGTTCAACACCCTGGAAAGCCTGACCAACGGCATCACCAGCGCGCATCAAACAGAACAGGCGATTGACCTGGCGGTACTCGGCGTGACCGCCAATGACATTCCGCCCGAGCGCCTCAACCAGCACCTGTGGGACCTTGAGCACCTGGGCTGCAAAGTGCTGGTGCTGTGCCCGACCACCGAACAGATGTTGTTCAACGAATCGGTGCCCAACCCCAACAGCCAATTGCAGGCCAAGCCTGCGTGCACACGCAAGCTGCGTCGCGCCCTCGCCGACCTGATCAGCCCACGCCCTACGCGCAACGAACCCGGCGAGCCACTGTCCAGCCGTGCGCCACGCGTGCTTTGCGTGGACGACAACCCTGCCAACCTGCTGCTGGTGCAAACCCTGCTCGAAGATATGGGCGCCAAGGTCCAGGCGGTGGAAAGCGGTTATGCCGCTGTCGACGCCGTGAAGCAGGAAACGTTCGACTTGGTATTGATGGACGTACAAATGCCCGGCATGGACGGCCGCCAAAGCACCGAGGCAATCCGCCAATGGGAAAGCGAGCGCCACGGCACGCCGTTGCCGGTAGTCGCCCTCACCGCCCACGCCATGGCCAACGAAAAACGCGCCCTGTTGCAAAGCGGCATGGACGATTACCTGACCAAACCCATCAGCGAACGCCAACTGGCCCAAGTGGTGCTGAAATGGACCGGCCTGGCCCTACGCAACCAAGGCCCGGATCGCGCGGCTGACGGCCTGGGCGCCAGCACAAAACTGCTGGTGCTGGACCATGAGGAAGGCCTGCGCCTGGCTGCCAACAAGGCCGACCTGGCCGCCGATATGCTCGCCATGTTGCTGGCGTCTCTGGAAGCTGACCGCCTGGCGATTACCGTTGCGCGCGAAGCCAATGACAACAACGCTCTGATTGAACGTGTCCACCGCCTGCACGGCGCCACGCGCTACTGCGGCGTGCCGCAATTGCGCGCCGCCTGCCAACGCGCGGAAACCTTGCTCAAGCAAGACGATGCCAAGGCCATGGCCGCCTTGGATGAGCTGGACATGGCGATTGCCCGGTTGGCCAGTGAGGCGCGCGTCAGCGTCTAA
- the ttcA gene encoding tRNA 2-thiocytidine(32) synthetase TtcA codes for MGTLTVNQNKLQKRLRRLAGEAVADFNMIEEGDKIMVCLSGGKDSYTLLDVLLHLQKVAPIKFEIVAVNMDQKQPGFPEHVLPAYLKALGIEYHIVEKDTYSVVKELIPEGKTTCSLCSRLRRGTLYTFADEIGATKMALGHHRDDIVETFFLNMFFNGSLKAMPPKLRADDGRNVVIRPLAYCNEKDIQAYSDLKQFPIIPCNLCGSQENLQRQVVKDMLVDWERKTPGRTESIFRSLQNVQPSQLADRNLFDFTRLKIDETAASRFVNVVNL; via the coding sequence ATGGGCACTCTTACGGTCAACCAGAACAAACTGCAAAAACGCCTGCGTCGCCTGGCCGGTGAAGCGGTCGCCGATTTCAACATGATCGAGGAGGGCGACAAGATCATGGTCTGCCTCTCCGGCGGCAAAGACAGCTACACCCTGCTTGACGTGCTGCTGCACCTGCAAAAGGTCGCACCGATCAAGTTCGAGATCGTCGCCGTCAACATGGACCAGAAACAACCAGGCTTTCCCGAGCACGTGCTACCGGCCTATCTGAAAGCATTGGGCATCGAGTACCACATCGTCGAAAAAGACACCTACTCGGTGGTCAAGGAGCTGATCCCGGAAGGCAAGACCACCTGCTCGCTGTGCTCGCGCCTGCGCCGTGGCACGCTGTACACCTTTGCCGATGAGATCGGCGCGACCAAGATGGCGCTCGGTCACCACCGCGATGACATCGTCGAAACCTTCTTTCTCAATATGTTCTTCAACGGCTCGCTCAAGGCTATGCCGCCCAAGCTGCGCGCCGATGACGGGCGCAACGTGGTGATCCGCCCGCTGGCGTATTGCAACGAGAAGGACATCCAGGCCTACTCCGACCTCAAGCAATTCCCGATCATCCCGTGCAACCTGTGCGGCTCCCAGGAGAACCTGCAGCGCCAGGTGGTCAAGGACATGCTGGTGGACTGGGAGCGCAAGACCCCGGGCCGTACCGAAAGCATCTTCCGCAGCCTGCAGAATGTGCAGCCGTCGCAGTTGGCTGACCGCAACCTGTTCGACTTCACCCGCCTTAAAATCGACGAGACTGCCGCCTCGCGTTTCGTCAATGTTGTGAACCTCTAA
- a CDS encoding DUF2069 domain-containing protein has product MARKPKVLPPQAWLEPRVKVARALSLLAFLGLVGLLCGYYLFIADLHGARPWVILLIELVPLLVLAPGMLLGSARGHSWMCFAVNLYFIKGALAAYDPNRQWFGVLEMLASLAVFCTALLYVRWRHQLNRRLAEA; this is encoded by the coding sequence GTGGCCAGAAAGCCTAAGGTCCTACCGCCCCAGGCGTGGCTGGAACCCCGGGTCAAGGTCGCACGCGCGCTGAGCCTGCTGGCGTTTCTTGGGTTGGTGGGGTTGCTGTGCGGGTATTACCTGTTCATCGCCGACCTGCACGGCGCGCGCCCGTGGGTGATCCTGCTGATCGAACTGGTGCCGCTGCTGGTGCTGGCGCCGGGGATGCTGCTGGGCAGCGCACGCGGGCATTCGTGGATGTGCTTTGCGGTGAATTTGTATTTCATCAAGGGCGCGCTGGCCGCGTATGACCCGAACCGACAGTGGTTCGGGGTGCTGGAAATGCTCGCGAGCCTGGCGGTGTTTTGCACCGCGTTGTTGTATGTGCGGTGGCGGCATCAGTTGAATCGGCGGTTGGCTGAGGCCTGA
- a CDS encoding DNA-3-methyladenine glycosylase I codes for MRDYKWLHEYCLNRFGSAAELEAHLPVPKTPAQLRKISDDRYLSTLALRVFRAGLKHSVVDGKWPAFEQVFFGFDPEKVVLMGAEHLERLMQDTRIIRHLGKLKSVPRNAQMILDIEQEKGSFGAFIAEWPVTDIVGLWKYLSKHGHQLGGLSAPRFLRMVGKDTFVPSYDVVAALNAQKIVDKAPTSLRDLATVQGAFNQWHAESGRPMCQLSMMLAYTVNH; via the coding sequence ATGCGCGATTACAAGTGGCTGCACGAATATTGTCTGAACCGCTTCGGTTCAGCGGCCGAGCTGGAAGCCCACCTGCCTGTACCCAAGACCCCGGCGCAATTGCGCAAGATCAGTGATGATCGCTACCTCTCGACCCTGGCGCTGCGCGTATTCCGTGCAGGCTTGAAGCACAGCGTGGTGGACGGCAAGTGGCCGGCGTTCGAGCAGGTTTTCTTCGGCTTCGACCCGGAAAAGGTCGTGCTGATGGGCGCCGAGCACCTGGAGCGGCTGATGCAGGACACGCGCATCATCCGTCACCTGGGCAAGCTCAAGAGCGTGCCGCGCAATGCGCAGATGATCCTCGACATCGAGCAGGAAAAGGGCAGCTTCGGCGCGTTTATCGCCGAGTGGCCGGTGACCGATATCGTCGGGTTATGGAAATACCTGAGTAAGCACGGCCACCAGTTGGGCGGGCTGTCGGCGCCGCGTTTCTTGCGCATGGTGGGCAAAGACACGTTTGTGCCGAGCTATGACGTGGTGGCGGCGTTGAATGCGCAGAAGATTGTCGACAAGGCGCCGACCAGCCTGCGGGATTTGGCGACGGTGCAGGGCGCGTTCAACCAATGGCATGCCGAGAGTGGCCGGCCGATGTGCCAGTTGTCGATGATGTTGGCTTACACCGTCAACCATTGA
- the wrbA gene encoding NAD(P)H:quinone oxidoreductase, with protein sequence MTAPYVLVLYYSRNGSVSEMARQIARGIEQGGMEARLRTVPAISTECEAVAPSIPDEGALYARLDDLKNCSALALGSPTRFGNMAAPLKYFLDGTSNLWLTGALVGKPAGVFTSTASLHGGQETTLMSMLLPLLHHGMLITGLPYSEQALLDTQGGGTPYGASHHAGPDGKRLLDPHEITLCRALGLRLANTATLLENGRGQKA encoded by the coding sequence GTGACCGCGCCGTATGTGCTGGTGTTGTATTACAGCCGCAATGGCTCGGTGAGCGAAATGGCCCGGCAGATTGCCCGGGGCATCGAGCAGGGCGGAATGGAAGCGCGACTGCGTACCGTGCCGGCGATTTCTACCGAGTGCGAAGCCGTGGCGCCAAGCATTCCGGACGAAGGCGCGCTGTATGCAAGGCTCGATGACCTGAAAAACTGCTCGGCCCTGGCCCTTGGCAGCCCGACGCGTTTTGGCAACATGGCCGCGCCGCTCAAGTATTTCCTCGACGGCACCAGCAACCTGTGGCTGACCGGCGCCCTCGTCGGCAAGCCGGCCGGCGTGTTCACCTCCACCGCCAGCTTGCACGGCGGCCAGGAAACCACGCTGATGTCGATGCTGTTGCCGTTGCTGCACCACGGCATGCTGATCACTGGCCTGCCTTACAGCGAACAAGCGCTGCTCGACACCCAGGGCGGCGGCACGCCGTATGGCGCCAGCCACCACGCCGGGCCCGACGGCAAGCGCCTGCTCGACCCGCACGAAATCACCCTGTGCCGCGCCCTCGGCCTGCGCCTGGCCAACACCGCCACACTGTTGGAGAACGGCCGTGGCCAGAAAGCCTAA
- the arsC gene encoding arsenate reductase (glutaredoxin) (This arsenate reductase requires both glutathione and glutaredoxin to convert arsenate to arsenite, after which the efflux transporter formed by ArsA and ArsB can extrude the arsenite from the cell, providing resistance.), translating to MTDLTLYHNPRCSKSRGALELLEARGLNPTVVRYLETPLNAAQIKALLTKLGISARQLLRTGEDEYKTLNLADASLSETQLIVAIAEHPKLMERPILETADKAVIGRPPENVLELLP from the coding sequence ATGACCGATCTGACGCTTTATCACAACCCGCGCTGTTCGAAATCCCGCGGTGCGCTCGAACTGCTGGAAGCCCGCGGCCTGAATCCCACCGTCGTGCGCTACCTGGAAACGCCGCTGAATGCCGCGCAAATAAAGGCCCTGCTGACCAAACTGGGCATCAGCGCGCGCCAACTGCTGCGCACCGGCGAAGACGAATACAAAACCCTCAACCTGGCCGACGCCAGCCTCAGTGAAACGCAACTGATTGTTGCCATCGCCGAACATCCCAAGCTGATGGAACGCCCGATCCTGGAAACCGCCGATAAAGCCGTCATTGGCCGCCCGCCGGAAAACGTGCTGGAGCTGCTGCCGTGA
- a CDS encoding Yip1 family protein, with the protein MIHHVVGLFTHPDQEWREIRGDKEESIGHMYLTHTLILAAIPAVSAFIGTTQVGWVIGNRAPVMLTQESALWMTIMSYAAMLGGVAVMGAFIHWMARTYDASPSMARCVAFATYTATPLFIGGLSALYPHMWLGMVVGTAAICYTVYLLYVGLPTFMSIDPDEGFLFSSSVLAVGLVVLVAIMAFTVIVWGLGVGPIYTN; encoded by the coding sequence ATGATCCATCACGTCGTGGGGCTGTTTACCCATCCCGACCAGGAATGGCGGGAAATTCGTGGCGATAAAGAAGAAAGTATCGGCCACATGTACCTCACTCACACCCTGATTCTGGCGGCGATCCCCGCCGTTTCCGCGTTTATCGGCACCACACAGGTCGGCTGGGTCATCGGCAACCGTGCCCCGGTCATGTTGACCCAGGAAAGTGCGTTGTGGATGACGATCATGTCGTACGCAGCCATGCTCGGCGGCGTGGCGGTGATGGGCGCGTTCATTCACTGGATGGCCCGTACCTACGACGCCAGCCCCAGCATGGCGCGCTGTGTGGCGTTTGCCACCTACACCGCGACACCGCTGTTTATCGGCGGGCTGTCAGCGCTCTATCCGCATATGTGGCTGGGGATGGTCGTGGGCACAGCGGCTATCTGTTACACGGTGTACCTGCTCTATGTCGGGCTGCCAACGTTCATGAGCATCGACCCCGACGAGGGCTTCCTGTTTTCCAGTTCAGTGCTCGCTGTAGGTTTGGTGGTGCTGGTGGCAATCATGGCGTTTACCGTGATTGTCTGGGGCTTGGGCGTTGGTCCGATTTACACCAACTAG
- a CDS encoding CaiB/BaiF CoA transferase family protein: protein MSGPLASLKVLDFSTLLPGPFASLMLADMGAEVLRIESPTRMDLLRVLPPHDQGTSASHAYLHRNKRSLALDLKQAEALEIVRALVKDYDIVLEQFRPGVMERLGLGYAALKAINPRLIYVSITGYGQTGPYKDRAGHDINYLALAGIASHTGRQDSGPLPLGVQLADVGGGSLHAVVGLLAAVIARQHSGVGQYLDVSMTDCSFSLNAMAGAGYLACGVEPGWETHVLNGGSFYDYYRSRDGRWMSVGSLEPAFMQQMCAALGRPELAAQGLSPQPEQQKALKRALQVEFEKRSFDELCELFAGVDACVEPVLRLSEAVEHPQLKARELVSQVPRGDGSAQAQIACPLKFSEGLPEPRHIGAAVGAHTDEVLAELGIDAQRIAELRRARVVG from the coding sequence ATGTCAGGTCCCTTGGCGTCCCTCAAAGTGCTGGATTTTTCCACCTTGCTGCCTGGCCCCTTCGCGTCCTTGATGCTGGCGGACATGGGCGCTGAAGTGTTGCGCATCGAATCGCCCACGCGCATGGACTTGTTGCGGGTCCTGCCGCCCCATGATCAGGGCACGTCGGCGAGCCATGCCTACCTCCATCGCAACAAACGCAGCTTGGCGCTGGACCTCAAGCAGGCCGAGGCGCTGGAGATTGTGCGGGCGCTGGTCAAGGACTACGACATCGTCCTGGAGCAGTTCCGCCCTGGGGTGATGGAGCGTTTGGGGTTGGGTTATGCGGCGTTGAAGGCGATCAATCCCAGGCTGATTTATGTGTCGATCACCGGCTACGGTCAGACGGGGCCTTATAAGGACCGCGCTGGGCACGATATCAACTACCTCGCGCTGGCGGGCATCGCCAGTCACACCGGGCGCCAGGACAGCGGGCCACTGCCGCTGGGCGTGCAATTGGCGGATGTCGGCGGTGGCTCGCTGCACGCGGTGGTGGGTTTGCTGGCGGCGGTGATTGCGCGGCAGCACAGCGGGGTCGGCCAATACCTGGACGTGAGCATGACCGATTGTTCGTTCAGCCTGAACGCCATGGCCGGCGCCGGTTACCTGGCCTGTGGGGTCGAGCCGGGTTGGGAAACCCATGTGCTTAACGGTGGCAGTTTCTATGATTACTACCGCTCCCGGGATGGGCGCTGGATGTCGGTCGGTAGCCTGGAACCCGCTTTTATGCAGCAAATGTGCGCGGCCTTGGGGCGGCCGGAGTTGGCAGCGCAAGGCCTGTCTCCCCAGCCGGAACAGCAAAAAGCCCTCAAGCGGGCGCTGCAGGTTGAGTTTGAAAAGCGCAGCTTTGATGAATTGTGCGAGCTGTTTGCCGGGGTGGATGCGTGTGTGGAGCCGGTGCTCCGTTTGAGTGAAGCGGTGGAGCATCCGCAGTTGAAAGCGCGGGAGTTGGTCAGCCAGGTGCCACGCGGCGATGGCTCGGCCCAGGCGCAAATCGCCTGCCCGTTGAAATTTTCAGAGGGGTTGCCAGAGCCTCGGCATATTGGTGCGGCGGTGGGGGCGCATACGGATGAAGTGTTGGCTGAGCTGGGGATAGATGCTCAGCGGATAGCCGAGTTGCGTCGTGCCAGGGTGGTTGGGTAG
- the tusD gene encoding sulfurtransferase complex subunit TusD: MKFAIALFSAAHAPSSRRALLFAQAALAGGHEIVRLFFYQDGVYSAANNIVAPQDEQDIARQWREFVSQHQLDGVVCIAAALRRGVLNNEEATRYQRSAVNLAAQWALSGLGQLHDAAQAADRLICFGGP, translated from the coding sequence ATGAAGTTTGCGATTGCGCTGTTTTCCGCCGCCCACGCGCCCTCCTCGCGCCGCGCCTTGCTGTTCGCCCAGGCGGCGCTTGCCGGTGGGCATGAGATTGTGCGGCTGTTTTTTTATCAGGACGGCGTGTACAGCGCCGCCAATAACATCGTTGCGCCCCAGGATGAGCAAGACATCGCCCGGCAATGGCGCGAGTTCGTCAGCCAGCACCAGCTCGACGGCGTGGTGTGCATCGCCGCGGCCTTGCGCCGTGGCGTGCTGAACAACGAAGAAGCCACGCGTTATCAACGCAGCGCGGTGAACCTGGCTGCGCAGTGGGCGCTGTCGGGCCTTGGGCAGTTGCATGACGCCGCCCAGGCCGCCGACCGCCTGATCTGTTTTGGAGGGCCGTGA
- a CDS encoding TlpA disulfide reductase family protein codes for MTRRLIGALAIITTLLLSGCGNDYGVDQYGKKVASERLDKQWAVVNYWAEWCGPCRTEIPELNALAEQLKGQNVGVFGVNFDNVQGEELKAASEKLGIKFTVLAQNPEAIFDIPRSEALPVTYIIDDKGKVREQLMGEQTAEGVLAKLKALRG; via the coding sequence ATGACAAGGCGACTGATCGGTGCATTGGCGATCATCACAACCCTGCTGCTAAGCGGCTGCGGTAACGACTACGGCGTTGACCAGTACGGCAAGAAAGTCGCGTCCGAACGCTTGGACAAGCAATGGGCGGTGGTCAACTACTGGGCCGAATGGTGTGGCCCGTGCCGCACGGAAATTCCGGAACTCAATGCCCTGGCCGAGCAGTTGAAAGGGCAAAACGTCGGCGTGTTCGGGGTTAACTTCGACAATGTGCAGGGTGAAGAGCTCAAGGCCGCCAGCGAGAAGCTGGGAATCAAGTTCACCGTGCTGGCCCAGAACCCTGAAGCGATTTTTGATATTCCGCGCAGCGAGGCATTGCCGGTGACCTACATCATTGATGACAAGGGCAAGGTGCGGGAACAGTTGATGGGTGAGCAGACGGCGGAAGGGGTGCTCGCCAAACTTAAAGCCTTACGCGGTTAA
- a CDS encoding 2-hydroxyacid dehydrogenase yields MRVILFSSQTYDRDSFLGEPLPAGIELQFQPARLNLDTVALAEHHEVVCAFINDDLSAPVLEHLAKGGTRLIALRSAGYNHVDLPAAQRLGLTIVRVPAYSPHAVAEHAVALILALNRRLHRAYNRTRDGDFSLHGLTGFDLVGKTVGVVGTGQIGATFAKIMAGFGCQLLAYDPFPNPQVLALGAHYVSLPELLAQAQIISLHCPLTADSKHLINAGSLTQMQRGAMLINTGRGGLVDTPALIEALKDGQLGYLGLDVYEEEAQLFFEDRSDLPLQDDVLARLLTFPNVIITAHQAFLTREALAAIAGTTLSNIAAWALGQPQNRVEG; encoded by the coding sequence ATGCGCGTCATTCTTTTCAGCAGCCAGACCTACGACCGCGACAGTTTTCTCGGCGAGCCGCTGCCGGCAGGCATTGAGCTGCAATTTCAGCCCGCCCGGCTCAACCTCGACACCGTGGCCCTGGCCGAACACCACGAAGTGGTCTGCGCCTTTATCAACGATGACCTCAGCGCCCCGGTGCTGGAGCACTTGGCCAAAGGCGGCACCCGCCTGATTGCCCTGCGCTCGGCCGGTTACAACCATGTCGACCTGCCCGCCGCCCAGCGCCTAGGCCTGACCATCGTGCGCGTGCCGGCCTACTCGCCCCACGCGGTGGCCGAACATGCCGTGGCCCTGATCCTCGCTCTCAACCGCCGCCTGCACCGCGCCTACAACCGCACCCGCGATGGCGATTTCAGCCTGCACGGGCTGACCGGTTTCGACTTGGTGGGTAAAACGGTCGGCGTGGTCGGCACCGGGCAGATCGGCGCCACCTTCGCCAAGATCATGGCCGGGTTCGGCTGCCAATTGCTGGCCTACGACCCCTTCCCCAACCCGCAGGTCCTGGCCCTCGGCGCCCACTACGTAAGCCTGCCCGAGCTGCTGGCGCAAGCACAGATCATCAGCCTGCACTGCCCGCTGACCGCCGACAGCAAACACCTGATCAACGCCGGTTCCCTGACACAGATGCAACGTGGTGCGATGCTGATCAACACCGGTCGCGGCGGCCTGGTGGACACCCCGGCCTTGATCGAAGCGCTCAAGGACGGCCAGCTCGGCTACCTGGGGTTAGATGTATACGAGGAGGAAGCCCAGCTGTTTTTCGAGGACCGTTCCGACCTGCCGCTGCAGGACGACGTACTCGCGCGCCTGCTGACCTTCCCCAACGTAATCATCACCGCGCACCAGGCGTTCCTTACCCGCGAGGCCCTGGCGGCGATTGCCGGCACCACGTTGAGCAACATTGCCGCATGGGCCTTGGGCCAGCCGCAAAATCGAGTCGAAGGTTGA